Proteins from a genomic interval of Danio rerio strain Tuebingen ecotype United States chromosome 4, GRCz12tu, whole genome shotgun sequence:
- the LOC141381817 gene encoding uncharacterized protein codes for MNRSSQVVRPRVATPGPSSVQSGMTRSFPGLFTNRRGKRRFTGTGPLPIKPKPFQVTFHLLPGQCERSPSGPDQLLHTQAGLGRRTAMLDENMTHQELCDKLIELYPKLGGVMGGWLLYKASGGWGSRKLVLMAPADCGYTGRLIKATKIGENSVLYIAPLQDELDTAPLPPSSEAFRDMPKAICKKCNESYPLQLLTNHIKSCTDVVVVEDENDSQDEYQQEAECENKDNEVKNNEQACCPICQEVMPFGILEVHASECGESPVNDDSNNTAEFSFMNKEVNNTADFSIMDNDWKTHLDPKTAALLYRKQILQLHETGKPLFMSMDLRSSVEEQDRQLINFYKQRNVEWACPVKCQLQGAA; via the exons ATGAACAG ATCATCTCAGGTTGTCAGACCAAGAGTTGCAACTCCGGGGCCATCATCGGTTCAGTCAGGAATGACTAG ATCCTTTCCTGGATTATTCACAAATCGTAGAGGGAAACGACGATTCACTGGCACAGGTCCTTTACCAATTAAACCCAAACCATTTCAGGTGACATTTCACCTACTTCCGGGCCAGTGTGAACGATCTCCTAGTGGTCCAGATCAGCTTCTACATACTCAAGCAGGACTAGGGCGCAGAACTGCAATGCTAGATGAAAATATGACTCATCAGGAG TTATGTGATAAGCTCATCGAATTATATCCTAAGCTTGGTGGGGTAATGGGTGGTTGGCTTCTTTACAAAGCATCAG gaGGTTGGGGAAGTCGTAAACTTGTCCTAATGGCACCTGCAGACTGTGGGTACACTGGCAGGCTTATTAAAGCTACCAAAATAGGAGAGAATTCAGTCCTCTACATAGCTCCTCTTCAGGATGAGCTTGATACTGCTCCCTTACCACCATCTTCTGAAGCCTTTCGTGATATGCCTAAGGCAATCTGCAAAAAATGCAACGAATCCTACCCACTTCAGCTTTTAACCAATCACATTAAGTCCTGTACTGATGTTGTTGTGGTGGAGGATGAGAATGATTCTCAAGATGAGTATCAGCAGGAGGCAGAATGTGAGAACAAGGACAACGAAGTCAAGAACAATGAACAG GCTTGCTGTCCTATTTGTCAAGAAGTAATGCCATTTGGAATTTTAGAAGTCCATGCCAGTGAATGTGGGGAAAG tccAGTGAATGATGACAGTAACAACACAGCTGAGTTTTCATTCATGAATAAAGAAGTGAACAACACTGCTGATTTTTCAATCATGGATAATG ATTGGAAGACTCATTTGGATCCAAAGACAGCTGCATTGTTGTACAGAAAACAAATACTTCAGCTACATGAGACAGGGAAGCCCCTTTTCATGTCCATGGATCTAAGATCAAGTGTGGAAGAACAGGACAGGCAGCTAATCAACTTCTACAAGCAAAGAAACGTGGAGTGGGCATGTCCTGTTAAATGTCAGCTTCAAGGTGCAGCCtag